From the genome of Kiloniellales bacterium, one region includes:
- a CDS encoding DUF1045 domain-containing protein translates to MTPRYALYFAPEPGKALDRFGARWFDAAERWAPLEPAYRARITEAPRRYGFHATLKAPFRLAEKDCLDDLRDSLAAFASGRARPSAPPLALRRLGGFLALMPRAPAPEVSALAQACVETFDRFRAEATPEELARRRAAGLTTRQDGYLLRWGYPYVAEEFRFHMTLTERLDAQALAAVEAALESAVVQLEAEPLVIDAVTLFRQAGTAEPFEPLARFVLGG, encoded by the coding sequence GTGACCCCGCGCTACGCCCTCTACTTCGCACCGGAGCCAGGCAAGGCCCTCGACCGTTTCGGCGCGCGCTGGTTCGACGCCGCCGAACGCTGGGCGCCGCTGGAGCCGGCCTATCGCGCGCGGATCACCGAGGCGCCCCGGCGCTACGGCTTCCACGCCACGCTGAAGGCGCCTTTTCGCCTGGCCGAAAAAGACTGTCTCGACGACCTGCGGGACTCGCTCGCCGCTTTCGCGAGCGGCCGGGCAAGACCGTCGGCGCCGCCGCTCGCGCTGCGGCGCCTGGGCGGCTTCCTCGCCCTGATGCCGCGGGCGCCGGCGCCCGAGGTCTCGGCGCTGGCCCAGGCCTGCGTCGAGACCTTCGACCGCTTCCGCGCCGAGGCGACGCCCGAGGAGCTGGCGCGCCGCCGGGCCGCCGGTCTCACCACCAGGCAGGACGGCTATCTCCTGCGCTGGGGCTACCCCTACGTCGCCGAGGAGTTCCGCTTCCACATGACCCTGACCGAGCGGCTCGATGCCCAGGCCCTGGCCGCCGTGGAGGCCGCGCTGGAGTCCGCCGTCGTGCAACTCGAGGCGGAGCCGCTGGTGATCGACGCCGTCACCCTGTTCCGCCAAGCCGGCACCGCCGAGCCCTTCGAACCGCTGGCGCGCTTCGTCCTGGGCGGCTGA